The following are encoded together in the Mesoterricola sediminis genome:
- a CDS encoding TIGR01777 family oxidoreductase, which translates to MDGLKQVVLAGGTGLVGRHLRAALAAAGTRVTLLTRNPAATPGAVGWDALPGVLEGADAVINLAGEGIADQRWSPDRKRALIDSRVDSTRRITAALAQAAAPPPVLVNASATGFYGNRDDRPVDESAPSGTGFLAEVCRAWEAAADTAPAGVRVVKLRIGVVLARDGGALSKMALPVRLFQGAKLGDGRQGLSWIHIDDLVAMVLEAARNPAWAGAVNAVAPAPLSNEAFTRALARTLHRPVLPVPAFLTRAAVKLLVGEMADEMLLGGVHVVPARAQALGFTFRYPHVDAALPGLLT; encoded by the coding sequence ATGGACGGACTGAAGCAGGTGGTGCTGGCGGGGGGAACCGGCCTGGTGGGCCGCCATTTGCGCGCCGCCCTGGCGGCGGCCGGCACGCGGGTGACCCTTCTGACCCGGAACCCGGCGGCGACGCCGGGCGCCGTCGGGTGGGACGCCCTGCCCGGCGTGCTGGAGGGGGCGGACGCCGTCATCAACCTGGCCGGCGAAGGCATCGCGGACCAGCGCTGGTCCCCCGACCGCAAGCGGGCGCTCATCGACAGCCGGGTGGATTCCACCCGGCGGATCACCGCCGCCCTGGCCCAGGCCGCCGCCCCGCCCCCCGTCCTGGTGAACGCCAGCGCCACGGGCTTCTACGGCAACCGGGACGACCGGCCCGTGGACGAGTCCGCCCCTTCGGGCACCGGCTTCCTGGCCGAGGTGTGCCGCGCCTGGGAGGCCGCCGCCGACACCGCCCCCGCCGGGGTGCGGGTGGTGAAGCTGCGCATCGGCGTCGTCCTCGCCCGGGACGGGGGCGCCCTGTCCAAGATGGCCCTGCCGGTGCGGCTCTTCCAGGGCGCGAAGCTGGGCGACGGCCGCCAGGGCCTCAGCTGGATCCACATCGACGACCTGGTGGCCATGGTCCTGGAGGCGGCCCGGAATCCCGCCTGGGCCGGCGCCGTGAACGCCGTGGCCCCCGCGCCCCTCTCCAACGAGGCCTTCACCCGCGCCCTGGCCCGCACGCTCCACCGCCCCGTGCTCCCCGTGCCGGCCTTCCTGACCCGGGCGGCGGTGAAGCTGCTGGTGGGCGAGATGGCGGACGAGATGCTCCTGGGCGGCGTCCACGTGGTCCCCGCCCGGGCCCAGGCCCTGGGCTTCACCTTCCGCTACCCCCACG